The proteins below are encoded in one region of Magnetococcus sp. PR-3:
- a CDS encoding phosphotransferase family protein, with amino-acid sequence MSYPPPSQGQTPRIEDPWQLAEHLLGRAPLAIKPVGNGGWNNHLFQIKTDQGMVALKRYPDNDLRGRMARETSALWFLTAHPPTATPRLLSLDPMQNAVLLDWVAGEAIQSETADHATIDAMLQTMAHLHQLRHARGANNLVAASDAVFNVESAKRQIRHRMRRLDSARQQHPKLHDILCRLEGLADELIPRAHEQWPCENPLPTALRTLSFSDFGFHNAIRSTDGTITFVDLEYFGWDDPVKLASDTLWHPAMALRGELRSHFCEQAVTLYEESGDQHIRKRFATMHPLFGLIWSLIVLNPFIQTGEVAPAMVGTTDTKRLEAQLAMAHRYADTLKTGCHLTYHPALTPEQES; translated from the coding sequence ATGAGCTACCCCCCTCCATCACAGGGCCAAACCCCACGCATTGAAGATCCGTGGCAACTGGCTGAGCATCTGCTGGGTCGTGCCCCGCTGGCCATCAAACCCGTGGGTAACGGGGGGTGGAACAACCACCTCTTTCAGATCAAGACCGATCAAGGCATGGTGGCGCTTAAACGCTACCCCGACAACGACCTGCGCGGACGCATGGCGCGGGAGACCTCGGCCCTATGGTTTTTAACCGCCCACCCCCCCACCGCGACCCCACGACTGCTGAGCCTGGACCCCATGCAAAATGCGGTGTTGCTCGACTGGGTAGCGGGCGAGGCGATCCAGAGCGAAACCGCCGACCATGCCACCATTGATGCCATGTTGCAGACCATGGCGCACCTCCACCAACTACGCCACGCCCGTGGGGCGAACAATCTGGTGGCGGCCTCGGACGCGGTGTTTAATGTGGAGAGCGCCAAACGGCAGATCCGTCACCGCATGCGCCGCTTAGATAGCGCCCGCCAGCAGCACCCCAAGCTCCACGATATACTGTGCCGTTTGGAAGGGCTGGCCGATGAGCTGATCCCCCGTGCCCATGAGCAGTGGCCCTGTGAAAACCCCTTGCCCACCGCCCTGCGCACCTTAAGCTTTTCAGATTTTGGTTTTCATAACGCCATCCGCAGTACCGACGGCACCATCACCTTTGTGGACCTGGAGTATTTTGGTTGGGATGACCCGGTCAAACTGGCTTCAGACACCTTATGGCACCCCGCCATGGCCCTGCGCGGTGAGCTGCGCAGCCACTTTTGCGAACAGGCGGTTACCCTCTATGAAGAGAGCGGCGACCAGCACATTCGCAAACGTTTTGCCACCATGCACCCCCTGTTTGGTTTGATCTGGAGCTTAATTGTGCTCAACCCCTTTATCCAGACCGGTGAGGTCGCCCCCGCCATGGTGGGCACCACCGACACCAAACGGTTGGAGGCGCAACTGGCCATGGCCCACCGCTACGCCGACACCCTAAAAACCGGCTGTCATTTGACCTACCACCCGGCTCTGACCCCTGAACAGGAGTCCTAA
- a CDS encoding radical SAM protein — MAKLYSHLKFLRFQSHLQALQEKRVEAPVHIRIKPTNICNQDCWYCAYKVSHLQLGENMVERDVIPEAKMHEIADDCIEMGVKAVTFSGGGEPLVYKPLPDIVEKLAKGGIRVASLTNGVNLKGRMADAFANHATWIRISIDAWDGPSYVKARGVKADEFDRVLQNIRNFTARNSRCVLGISFIVTKDNAEHLYDAVKLFKEAGVNHVKLSGTVIANSGAENNAYHRPLMPTVNAQIAQAKTLATDDFGVIDYYHELEERFDKPYNSCPFLQFLTVIGADQRVYTCQDKAYTDLGQLGSIEGRRFKDFWFSEENRQRMFAFDPSQNCNHHCVSHTKNLAILDYLNLDPDHGLFV; from the coding sequence ATGGCCAAGCTCTACAGCCATTTAAAATTTTTACGCTTTCAATCCCACCTGCAAGCGTTGCAGGAGAAACGGGTTGAGGCACCGGTGCATATCCGCATCAAACCCACCAACATCTGCAACCAGGACTGCTGGTACTGCGCCTATAAGGTCAGCCACCTGCAACTGGGGGAGAATATGGTGGAGCGGGATGTCATCCCCGAAGCGAAGATGCATGAGATCGCCGATGACTGTATTGAGATGGGGGTTAAAGCTGTCACCTTTTCTGGTGGGGGGGAACCCTTAGTCTACAAACCGCTGCCGGATATTGTGGAAAAACTGGCCAAAGGGGGCATTCGCGTGGCCTCCCTGACCAACGGGGTGAACCTTAAGGGACGCATGGCGGATGCCTTTGCCAACCATGCCACCTGGATCCGCATCTCCATTGACGCCTGGGATGGCCCCAGCTACGTCAAGGCCCGTGGGGTTAAGGCGGATGAGTTTGATCGGGTGTTGCAGAACATTCGTAACTTCACCGCCCGCAACAGCCGCTGCGTCTTGGGCATTAGCTTTATCGTCACCAAAGACAACGCCGAACATCTTTATGATGCGGTTAAGCTGTTTAAGGAGGCTGGGGTTAACCATGTCAAACTCTCCGGTACCGTCATCGCCAACAGCGGGGCCGAGAACAACGCCTACCACCGCCCGCTCATGCCCACGGTGAACGCTCAAATTGCCCAGGCCAAAACCCTGGCCACCGATGATTTTGGGGTGATCGACTACTACCATGAGCTGGAAGAGCGGTTTGATAAACCCTACAACAGCTGTCCTTTTTTGCAATTTTTAACGGTAATTGGTGCCGACCAGCGGGTCTACACCTGTCAGGACAAAGCCTATACCGACCTGGGACAGTTGGGCTCTATTGAGGGACGCCGGTTTAAGGATTTTTGGTTCTCGGAGGAAAACCGCCAACGTATGTTTGCCTTCGATCCCTCCCAGAACTGCAACCATCACTGCGTCAGCCACACCAAAAATCTGGCCATTTTGGACTATCTTAATCTCGACCCCGACCACGGTCTATTTGTATAA
- a CDS encoding transketolase, whose protein sequence is MDDRARHLRRLVLRALDKGGRGHPGSAMSLMEILRVLYDDILQTDPANPQWAERDRCILSKGHGCLALYAILADKGFFPTAELDGFCGLNSRLGGHPERFVLPGVEASTGALGHGLSIGAGMAKAAKLKGSSWRVFTLMGDGEIDEGSVWEAAMYAAKHQLNNLVAIIDYNKLQSYGPVSAVQGLEPLTHKWLAFGFAVHEVDGHDVAALQHTLNNLDPSQPNAVIAHTVKGKGIPEAEDNPTWHHKSYLKPEEMELLYQALA, encoded by the coding sequence CTGGACGACCGCGCCCGTCACCTGCGCCGTCTGGTGCTTCGCGCCCTGGATAAAGGGGGGCGTGGCCACCCCGGTTCTGCCATGTCACTCATGGAGATTTTGCGGGTTCTTTATGATGATATTTTACAGACCGACCCCGCCAACCCCCAGTGGGCCGAGCGGGACCGTTGCATCCTCTCCAAAGGGCACGGCTGTCTGGCACTCTATGCGATTTTGGCGGATAAGGGCTTTTTTCCCACCGCCGAGCTGGATGGCTTTTGTGGACTAAACAGCCGCCTTGGGGGCCACCCTGAGCGCTTTGTACTGCCCGGGGTCGAGGCCTCCACTGGGGCGCTGGGACACGGGCTTTCTATCGGCGCGGGCATGGCCAAAGCGGCCAAGCTTAAAGGGTCTAGCTGGCGGGTTTTTACCCTCATGGGCGATGGGGAGATTGATGAAGGCTCGGTGTGGGAAGCGGCCATGTATGCTGCCAAGCACCAGCTCAACAACCTGGTGGCGATCATCGACTACAACAAGTTGCAGTCCTACGGCCCAGTCAGCGCGGTGCAAGGGCTAGAGCCCCTGACCCACAAATGGCTTGCCTTTGGCTTTGCGGTGCATGAGGTGGATGGCCACGATGTGGCGGCCCTTCAGCACACCCTGAATAACCTGGACCCCAGCCAACCCAATGCGGTGATTGCCCATACGGTTAAAGGCAAGGGTATTCCCGAAGCCGAAGACAACCCCACCTGGCACCATAAATCCTATCTCAAGCCCGAAGAGATGGAACTGCTTTATCAAGCCCTCGCCTAA
- a CDS encoding transketolase family protein, translating to MRRSCLNEVHALAEQDDRVLFVGSDLGAGTLDAMREGCPEQFFMEGIAEQNLIGVAAGMALEGYIPYVNTIATFLTRRCLEQVTIDVALHKLPVRLIGNGGGMVYAPLGPTHTTLEDVALMRAIPNMTVIAPCDAEEMKRLMPLTLGWPGPIYIRLAKGGDPVVSQPDKPVAIGRAIPLVEGRDVVIVTYGIMVHRALTAAEALREEGIECTVLNMHTIKPLDEQAILQSAVGKRLVVTVEEHSLTGGLGSAVAHLLATTDALENGPRLRTLAFADAFCEGYGSQNQQIAKAGVDVVDIQRTIKEAFV from the coding sequence ATGCGACGCAGTTGTTTGAATGAAGTCCACGCCCTGGCCGAGCAGGATGACCGGGTACTGTTTGTTGGTTCCGACCTGGGCGCTGGCACCCTGGATGCCATGCGTGAAGGCTGCCCCGAGCAGTTTTTTATGGAGGGCATTGCCGAGCAAAACCTGATCGGGGTGGCGGCTGGCATGGCGCTGGAAGGGTATATCCCCTACGTCAACACCATTGCCACCTTTTTAACCCGTCGGTGCCTGGAGCAGGTGACCATTGATGTGGCCTTACACAAGCTACCGGTGCGTCTGATCGGCAATGGTGGCGGCATGGTATACGCCCCCCTGGGGCCCACCCACACCACCTTGGAGGATGTCGCCCTTATGCGTGCCATCCCCAACATGACGGTGATCGCCCCGTGTGATGCCGAAGAGATGAAACGCTTAATGCCCCTCACCCTGGGCTGGCCCGGTCCCATCTACATTCGTCTGGCCAAAGGGGGGGATCCGGTGGTCTCCCAACCCGACAAACCGGTGGCCATTGGCCGTGCCATTCCCCTGGTGGAGGGACGGGATGTAGTGATCGTGACCTACGGCATTATGGTACACCGCGCCCTGACCGCGGCAGAGGCGCTGCGTGAAGAGGGTATTGAGTGTACAGTGCTGAACATGCACACCATCAAACCCTTGGATGAACAGGCGATCTTGCAATCGGCAGTGGGCAAACGCCTGGTGGTTACCGTGGAGGAGCACAGCCTGACCGGGGGTCTGGGTAGTGCCGTGGCGCACCTGTTGGCCACCACCGATGCCCTGGAGAACGGCCCCCGCCTACGCACCCTGGCCTTTGCCGATGCCTTTTGTGAAGGGTATGGCAGCCAAAACCAGCAAATTGCCAAAGCTGGGGTGGATGTGGTGGATATTCAGCGCACCATTAAAGAGGCCTTTGTTTAA